The DNA segment CGCCGGCCGGCGGGTGCCGCACGAGTGTCGAGGTCGCCATGGATCGTATGGAAGATGCCCGCGACGTAATGGGATTTCATCAGGTCGTGTTTTACGGCAACCACCGGCGCGATGTCGAGGCGTTTTGCCAGATGTACGGCATTAAGGTGAGCAACTCGCCCGAGCGGGGACCCCGGGAGGCTATCTCATGAAAACGAAGGCGGCTTTGGCGCTGTTGGCTCTGGCCGTGACCGCGCTCGCAGCCGATGAGTCCGCGCGAACGTTGTCGTCGCCGGGATTTCCGCCCTCGAAAATTGCCGCGAACGGGGCGATTGAGGAGCTGTGGGGCACGGTGGCACTGGCGGTGCTTGAACCGGCGGGCATGACCGTCGCGGAACAGCGCTTCGAAGAAAGACCCGTGCCGACGGCCGTCACGACGAAACGCGCGGGAGACATTGTGCTTGAGGAAACCGCCTACCGCGCGCCTATTTGGCCGGGCGGGGTGGACGTGTTGTCGGCCGCTGTCTCGAACACGGGCGCCGCGGCGGCAAGAACGTTGCTCGAGGTACAAATGCCGGAGACCGTTGGTCTCGGCGAGCGAACCGGCGCCGCGGAGGGACGTCCGGTCGTCGCGCTGCCGCTCGGGGTCGAGCCGGTCCGCGAAGAGCGCGAGTGGGGTTGTACCGGCGGCCCAAGCTCGCTTCCGGGGTGGGCGAAACCCAGCACCGACTGCGATCCCGCGTTCAAAAACATCCGCGCGGGCATGGGCGGCATTCCCATCACGTACAAGTTCCGTCTCGAGCCGGGGGGACGGCGGAAAGTTGTGTTGGGTCTATGCGAGAGCCATTGGCAGGTTGCGGGCCAGCGGCCCGTGGTGTTGCGCGTCGAAGGCGCGCCGGAACGGGAGCTCGATCCCGTCGCCGAATGGGGGCAACACGTGCCCGGCTGCATTGCTTTTGACGCCATTGATGCGAACAAGGACGGGCGCCTCGAAGTCACCGTCGACCCGCACCCCGCCGCAAGCGACAAGAACACCATCCTCAACGTGATCTGGGTGTTCGACTCCGGCCTTGTGATCAGCGATGGCGACGTGCTTACCGGAAAACTGAACGATAAGGCCGAGTACTATGTCGATGCCGGCGGCGAGCGTGACCAGTCGCTGTACAAGGGAGGAACGCTGCGTTACGCTCTCGAACTTCAACCCGGCGAATCCAGGCAACTGCTGTTTCTGCTCAGTTCTCCGGGCGGCGGCGCGGTCCCCGACCCGGCCAACACGGCCTGGACGGCCGCAAGCCTCCGCAAAGCGGCCGAGGACGTGTGGCGCGACTGGTGACCGCGAATTATCGACGGACCCTTTTGTTATGCGCGATGTCGGCGTTTCTCTCAAGGCAAACGGGCTTATATTGCCGCGGTCCGCGTATGCTGAACTATCGTGTCTCGGGGGTATCAGGAGGTGGCGAAGAATGAGAACCATAAGTGGAATGACAGTGTGCTTGGCAATGTTGTTGGCGGTATCGTGCCAGACCACTCCGGGGAGGCCGGTCAACGCTTTGGGTGAAAGGTTTCTGTTCGAAGACAACGGCAAATCGTTAACCCTGCTCGAGAACGGCAAGCCGGTCCTGGAGTATCGCTATACGCGCGTGGACCCGCCCCAGGGCGCTCCAGAGAAGTTCTGGCGCATGAGTTACATTCACCCCTTGTACGGTCTTGACGGCGATATCCTGACCCAGGACTTCCCGGACGACCACTACCATCATCGCGGGGTCTTCTGGACCTGGCCCAACTGCACCGCGGGCGAGCGTCCCATGAATGTGTGGGAGATCGATGGTGTCAGACAGGTCTTCGATGAGTGGATCACGCGCAAGGCAACCAGCGACGCCGCCACGGTGGCCGTGGAAAACGTTTGGGTATTTGACGATGATCCGAAGCCAAAAGTGCGCGAACACATCCAGTTTATCGTGTATCCCTCCGACGAATTGGGCCGCGCAATCGATTTCCATCTCAAATTCATCAACGTCTGCGGCGAGGTCGTAACGATTCGCGGCGCGGCCACCGACAACAAAGGCTATGGGGGATTCTGTTACCGGCCGGACAAGGCGCGGAAACCCATGCAGTTCACTACCGCCCGGGGCGCCATCGAAAAGGACCAGGACCAAACGGAATACGATACTCCGTGGGCGGATTGTAGCTCGATTGCTGAGCCCGATGGCTCGGTCTCAGGCGTGGCAATCTTCCAACATCCCGCTAACCCGGGCTATCCGCATAAGGGCTGGTTGTTCCGGCATTACGGGTTCCTGGGGGCGTCCTATCCGCACAACGAGACACTGACGCTGAATCCCGGCGAGAGCCTCGAACTTCGTTACCGCATGTACGTGCACCGCGGCAATGCAGCATTCGGAAAGGTAGCTCAACGCTTTGCGGAGTACACAGAAAAAGTCAAGTAGGGCGTAAGGCATCCTCTCGCCCAGCCTGTGGGCCGCATCTCCTCAGCGAGGTCGGATTACCGAGTCGGTCGGGGGATTGGGCGAGCAAGCGCAGGGTGGGCATAATATAAAGTCCGGCAATGAGATATGGCGATTGCGCTTGCATGGTCCAGGACCGATAGGCGCTTTGAGCATAGGCTGTTTGTTCTCTCCCGTTCACGCTTCCAGTATTCGGCTTGGCGGTTCCCGATATATCCGCCCACCCCGCCAGACCCCTCAGAAATCGGGAACATGCGTTTGTTCCGGAAGTTTGACAAAGCGCATGGCGCTTTCCTACGATGTAACATCTATTGTGGTTGGAACTTGGGCATGAGTTTGAAACCAGGCAAATCAAGACGGGGGAATCATTTCATCTTTCCGGGGCGTTTACTAAGCGTGCAATCGTGTGAATAGTCGTGTTTTTGGGAAATGAAGTCGGGAAGCGTTTTGTTATTCCTAAGGACGATGACATTTGGTCAGAGAATCAGTTCGTTTCGTGAATGGCGTGCCTGGGGGGGGCAGTGCGGACAGGTGCGCATGTTTAAGAAGCGGAAAAAGAGGGCCCAATGTGAAGTCCTGCCAATTTGATTCAGACTTGAAGTATCGAGCAAGAGCGAGGTAATCCGGTGGCATCCAGAAAACGTTGGAATTTCATTCACGACAAACAAAATCCGTTCGCGCTGCCTCAGAATATCGCCAGGGAAGTGAAATCAATAGCTCAAGCTCGAAGTAACGGGCGGAAGACTGAGTGCATGCAGTATCTCTGGATTTACGTTACCCCGTTATCGGCGGATTCTTTACACGGTGTGCCGCCACGTGAAACCACCCTCGCCACCGACGAGTGGCTCAGCATTCTGGACGAATCGGCGGCGTTGGGAACGGGGTGCCTGGTCATCAGTACCGGGGAGGGTATTGACAAGCATCCGGAAATCCTGGCCATGTGTTCCTGGGCCCAAGAAACCCACGAAATGTTCGTAGGATTGCACGTGTATGACAAGCCTCTCACAGCCGGTGAAATGGAGAAGCTGACAAGCCTTGATTCCCGCCTGTTCGCGTTGTTCATTGACGCTGAGATCAGCCCCAAGATGCCGGCGACGGGCCCAAGAGGCGTCCAAGTGTGCGGGGCGGATTGCGACGGCCGCGAAGTCCTGAAGGGGAATTGCGTGATTCCCAAGAATATGGCCTGCATCGGGCCCAATGGCAAGATGTATGCCTGCGCGTACGTCTACGGCGATACAAGATACGCCATGGGGCATTGCTTCGAGAAGGAATTGGACGCGGTCATGAACGACGAGAGCATCCCTCGTACGATCCCGCGTGAAGAAGCGGCGGAGAAACGGCGATGTAACGGATGTCCGCCTCTGATGAAGCAGATGCTGGATAAATCCAAGGGGCGGGAACGCGGCGCGAAACCGAAGGTTAACGGAAAGTAGCTCTGGTCTCGCCATCTCCTCCTAAGAGTGCCCACCTGCAAAGCTTGCCGGATCTCATCTTCCCCCCCCGCGGAATTCCCTCTCCTTATAGATCGATGCAAAACGCTTGGAAGCGCCGCAGAACCCCATTCCCAGGCGTATAGGCCGGCGCCCGCCTGTGAGACACTGCCCGATATTGCCGCGAGGATTCTCCTTACGGGGTTTCCCTTACACCTTGTCGTGTCCGACTGCCTTGAAAAGCAGCCCAGTTCCATTGCAGTTCCGGCTATCCTGTGACACACTGAATATCTATCTGGCTCGGCCTCTGGCGCCCTGATCAGGGAGAAAGGACAAGA comes from the Candidatus Hydrogenedentota bacterium genome and includes:
- a CDS encoding PmoA family protein, whose product is MRTISGMTVCLAMLLAVSCQTTPGRPVNALGERFLFEDNGKSLTLLENGKPVLEYRYTRVDPPQGAPEKFWRMSYIHPLYGLDGDILTQDFPDDHYHHRGVFWTWPNCTAGERPMNVWEIDGVRQVFDEWITRKATSDAATVAVENVWVFDDDPKPKVREHIQFIVYPSDELGRAIDFHLKFINVCGEVVTIRGAATDNKGYGGFCYRPDKARKPMQFTTARGAIEKDQDQTEYDTPWADCSSIAEPDGSVSGVAIFQHPANPGYPHKGWLFRHYGFLGASYPHNETLTLNPGESLELRYRMYVHRGNAAFGKVAQRFAEYTEKVK
- a CDS encoding SPASM domain-containing protein; the encoded protein is MQYLWIYVTPLSADSLHGVPPRETTLATDEWLSILDESAALGTGCLVISTGEGIDKHPEILAMCSWAQETHEMFVGLHVYDKPLTAGEMEKLTSLDSRLFALFIDAEISPKMPATGPRGVQVCGADCDGREVLKGNCVIPKNMACIGPNGKMYACAYVYGDTRYAMGHCFEKELDAVMNDESIPRTIPREEAAEKRRCNGCPPLMKQMLDKSKGRERGAKPKVNGK